In Ipomoea triloba cultivar NCNSP0323 chromosome 15, ASM357664v1, one genomic interval encodes:
- the LOC116005772 gene encoding uncharacterized protein LOC116005772 — MKAITWNCQGAASSNFLRAAKWLKSKHHPDILYLVETKMFGHNADFVCTKFGFDKWARVEALGFSGGIWILWTDVLTIEVLNSHPQFVHLNITEASGRRNKVRVSNPWLIAGDFNAIVNEDECSNPENQGSHRNGDFRDWIFSEALIDLGYSGTKFTWRRGREEGTFKGARLDRALCSMDWLDQMKDTKVYHLTAFGSDHYPIMIDLDSKKEKGITIFSSKVLGRAIGRSLISSNNIGTLRIRSGLTKMKWL; from the exons ATGAAAGCTATCACATGGAATTGTCAAGGAGCAGCGTCTAGCAATTTTCTTAGAGCTGCAAAATGGCTGAAGAGCAAACACCACCCGGACATTCTTTATTTAGTTGAAACTAAAATGTTTGGCCATAACGCGGATTTCGTTTGCACCAAGTTTGGTTTTGATAAGTGGGCGAGAGTGGAAGCGCTTGGGTTTAGTGGAGGCATCTGGATCCTTTGGACGGATGTGCTAACAATTGAGGTCCTAAACTCCCATCCTCAGTTTGTGCACTTGAATATTACGGAGGCTTCTGGGAGAAG AAACAAGGTAAGGGTAAGCAACCCGTGGCTGATAGCAGGCGACTTTAACGCCATTGTGAACGAAGACGAGTGCTCAAACCCGGAGAATCAAGGGAGTCACAGAAATGGAGATTTCAGAGACTGGATCTTTAGTGAAGCACTCATTGACCTGGGCTATTCGGGTACTAAGTTTACTTGGAGGCGGGGAAGGGAAGAAGGAACCTTTAAAGGTGCCAGACTGGATCGTGCTCTTTGCTCGATGGATTGGTTGGACCAGATGAAAGACACGAAGGTCTACCACCTCACAGCATTTGGCTCGGACCACTACCCAATTATGATCGATCTTGattcaaagaaagaaaaagggaTTACAATTTTCAGTTCCAAGGTGCTTGGACGTGCCATCGGTCGTTCCTTGATCTCGTCAAACAACATTGGAACACTGAGAATACGGTCTGGTTTAACAAAGATGAAATGGCTATGA
- the LOC116005771 gene encoding probable leucine-rich repeat receptor-like protein kinase At1g35710: MLEFLDFGGNSLSGEIPKELGNLVKLWNIRLQENGLSGSIPWEIFNMSTLESLSLVVNNLYGTLPTFLGHSLPNLEYLYLDENYIGGVIPPQISNASNLVHIDLGNNQFVGFIPNSFGNLAKLEILVLLSNNLTVDPQFSLITSLTNCRYIQKLILSFNPLNAVLPNAIGNISHTLQYLHLPNCNIKGQIPEEIGNLSSLYLLILGSNDIIGFLPTTIQALRSLQVFGIYENRLIGSFPNVICELHKIEEVEK; this comes from the exons ATGCTAGAGTTTCTTGATTTTGGTGGCAATTCTTTGTCAG GTGAAATACCAAAAGAGTTGGGCAACCTTGTTAAACTATGGAATATTCGATTGCAGGAAAATGGATTAAGTGGTTCGATTCCATGGGAAATCTTCAACATGTCAACACTTGAATCACTATCCCTTGTAGTAAATAACCTTTATGGTACTCTTCCAACATTTTTAGGTCATTCCCTTCCTAATTTAGAGTACTTATACCTTGACGAAAACTATATTGGAGGAGTTATACCTCCCCAAATCTCAAATGCTTCCAACCTTGTTCATATTGATCTTGGCAATAACCAATTCGTAGGCTTCATTCCAAATTCATTTGGAAACTTGGCAAAACTCGAAATTCTAGTGCTGCTTTCCAACAACCTAACAGTTGATCCTCAATTTAGCCTTATAACTTCCTTGACAAACTGTAGATATATCCAAAAACTGATTCTGTCATTTAACCCTTTAAACGCTGTGCTCCCAAATGCGATTGGCAACATCTCCCACACTCTCCAATATCTCCACTTACCAAATTGTAACATCAAGGGACAAATACCAGAGGAGATTGGCAATCTGAGTAGCTTATATCTGTTGATTTTAGGGTCCAATGACATTATAGGATTTTTGCCTACAACCATTCAAGCTCTTCGGAGTCTTCAGGTATTCGGCATATACGAGAACAGATTAATAGGATCATTTCCAAATGTGATTTGTGAACTACATAAAATagaagaagtggaaaaatga